In Bythopirellula goksoeyrii, a single window of DNA contains:
- the cysN gene encoding sulfate adenylyltransferase subunit CysN, whose product MSHQSELIATDIDAYLKQHEQKELLRFLTCGSVDDGKSTLIGMLLYETKMIYEDQLAAIERDSAAHGTTGGEFDPALLTDGLKAEREQGITIDVAYRYFSTAKRKFIIADCPGHEQYTRNMATGASTCDLAIILIDARHGVMTQTKRHSFIVSLLGIKHVLVAVNKMDLVDYSEEVFDKIKQDYREFAVRLDMVDQHFIPISALKGDNLVVHSEKMPWYEGSTLMHHLENVHIASDRNFIDFRYPVQFVNRPHLDFRGFCGTIASGKISKGDSVMVLPSRKTSRVESIVTYDGELDEAFTPMSVTLTLEDEIDVSRGDMLVRPENVPVMADAFDATIVWMAEDPLQPGKQYHIKQATKTVSGSVSNIRYRIDVNTLHREETDKLSLNEIGRCHVRLNQAIAFDNYRNNHGTGSFIIIDRLTNVTVGAGMILERTAATDSDHWDDEADERLQVELSNVTTAERSGRFDQKPATILLTGLAGAGKTTIAYALERRLFDMGRAVTVLDGQNMRRGITRDLGFSVDDRSENLRRSAEVARLMNDAGLITIAAFLAPQEEVRKKAAEVVGRDKFFVVHLNAPIDVCRQRDQEGLYGAADAGEIANFPGVSAPYEAPENADLVLGTHELDVDECVKRIVDFLKKHGMVN is encoded by the coding sequence ATGTCCCATCAATCTGAACTAATTGCCACCGATATCGACGCCTATCTCAAGCAGCACGAGCAGAAGGAACTTTTGCGGTTTCTCACCTGCGGGAGCGTTGACGACGGCAAGAGCACGCTCATTGGGATGCTGCTCTACGAAACTAAGATGATCTACGAGGATCAACTTGCCGCGATCGAGCGCGACAGTGCCGCCCATGGCACGACCGGCGGCGAATTCGATCCAGCGCTCTTGACTGATGGTCTCAAGGCCGAGCGCGAACAGGGGATCACGATCGACGTGGCGTATCGCTACTTCTCGACCGCCAAGCGAAAATTCATCATCGCCGATTGCCCTGGCCACGAGCAGTACACTCGCAACATGGCCACGGGTGCCAGCACCTGCGATTTAGCGATTATTCTTATCGATGCCCGCCATGGCGTGATGACACAGACCAAGCGGCACTCATTCATCGTGTCGCTGCTGGGGATTAAGCATGTGCTGGTGGCGGTGAACAAGATGGATCTGGTCGACTACTCGGAGGAAGTGTTCGACAAGATCAAGCAGGACTATCGCGAATTTGCCGTGCGACTCGACATGGTCGATCAGCACTTCATTCCCATCAGCGCCCTCAAGGGAGACAACCTCGTCGTACACAGTGAGAAAATGCCCTGGTACGAAGGCTCGACCTTGATGCACCATCTGGAAAACGTGCATATCGCCTCGGACCGCAATTTCATCGACTTCCGCTATCCGGTGCAGTTCGTGAATCGTCCCCACCTCGACTTCCGTGGCTTCTGCGGCACGATCGCCTCCGGCAAGATCAGCAAGGGAGACTCGGTCATGGTGCTCCCTTCGCGGAAAACCAGCCGTGTAGAGTCGATCGTCACCTACGACGGCGAACTTGACGAGGCGTTCACACCGATGTCGGTGACGCTCACATTGGAGGACGAGATCGACGTCAGTCGGGGCGACATGCTCGTGCGCCCGGAGAATGTCCCTGTGATGGCCGACGCCTTCGATGCCACCATCGTCTGGATGGCCGAGGATCCGCTTCAGCCCGGCAAGCAGTATCACATTAAGCAAGCGACAAAGACCGTCTCGGGCAGTGTGTCGAACATCCGCTACCGCATCGACGTGAACACGCTGCATCGCGAAGAGACCGACAAGCTCTCTTTGAATGAGATTGGTCGCTGCCACGTGCGGCTCAATCAAGCGATTGCCTTTGACAACTATCGAAACAATCACGGCACCGGTTCTTTCATCATCATCGACCGACTGACCAACGTGACCGTTGGCGCCGGGATGATCCTCGAACGCACCGCCGCCACCGACAGCGATCATTGGGACGACGAAGCCGACGAACGTTTGCAAGTAGAATTGAGCAACGTCACCACCGCCGAGCGCTCGGGCCGTTTCGACCAGAAACCGGCGACGATTCTGCTCACAGGATTAGCCGGCGCCGGCAAGACGACGATTGCCTACGCCCTGGAACGACGCCTGTTTGACATGGGCCGCGCAGTCACGGTGCTCGACGGCCAAAACATGCGTCGCGGCATCACCCGCGATCTGGGCTTCTCAGTGGACGACCGTAGCGAAAACTTGCGCCGCAGCGCCGAAGTGGCCCGCCTCATGAACGACGCTGGCCTGATCACCATCGCCGCATTCCTTGCTCCCCAAGAAGAGGTCCGCAAAAAGGCGGCAGAGGTTGTGGGACGCGATAAGTTTTTCGTCGTGCATCTCAACGCCCCCATCGACGTCTGCCGTCAACGAGATCAAGAGGGCCTCTACGGTGCCGCCGACGCAGGCGAAATCGCCAACTTCCCCGGCGTAAGCGCCCCCTACGAAGCCCCCGAAAACGCCGACCTGGTCCTCGGCACGCACGAGCTCGACGTAGACGAATGCGTCAAGCGAATTGTCGACTTCCTAAAAAAGCACGGCATGGTAAATTAG
- a CDS encoding DUF5615 family PIN-like protein — protein MAIRFHLDEHISPIVAEFLRGNGFDVTTSQDTGLLGRTDDSQLSFAVNQKRTLVTCDADFTRPETISQAGFGICFCHRDKYTIQEFCEALQIVAECMTEVEMHQHLEYL, from the coding sequence ATGGCAATTCGTTTTCATCTTGACGAACATATCTCGCCGATCGTTGCAGAGTTTTTACGGGGGAATGGATTTGATGTTACGACTTCTCAAGATACTGGATTACTAGGGCGAACCGACGATTCGCAACTATCATTTGCAGTAAATCAAAAAAGGACGTTAGTTACTTGTGACGCAGATTTCACTCGCCCGGAAACAATCTCTCAAGCAGGCTTTGGCATATGCTTTTGTCATCGAGACAAGTACACCATTCAAGAATTCTGCGAGGCACTTCAGATCGTCGCTGAATGCATGACAGAAGTTGAAATGCACCAACACCTCGAATATCTCTAG
- a CDS encoding DUF433 domain-containing protein, whose amino-acid sequence MSPVITQHIEMMPSALHGEKAVIAGTRIRVMDVYTWHVEMGKSAQQIVEEFPHLKLADIYAAMTYYWDNEEYMKEQMNRENKAAEEATNQNPPKLPEAIKRRKTDGNSFSS is encoded by the coding sequence ATGAGCCCCGTTATCACTCAACACATCGAAATGATGCCCAGCGCACTTCACGGAGAGAAGGCTGTGATCGCTGGTACACGCATACGCGTGATGGATGTCTATACTTGGCATGTTGAAATGGGGAAGTCGGCTCAACAAATCGTTGAGGAATTTCCTCACTTGAAATTGGCTGATATCTATGCAGCCATGACATATTACTGGGACAACGAAGAATATATGAAGGAGCAAATGAATCGAGAAAATAAGGCAGCCGAGGAGGCTACGAATCAAAATCCTCCGAAACTGCCTGAAGCCATCAAACGCAGGAAGACTGATGGCAATTCGTTTTCATCTTGA